The following are from one region of the Synergistaceae bacterium genome:
- a CDS encoding Y-family DNA polymerase: MHDRSIALADCNNFFVSCERRADNSLDHCPVLVLSSNDGCVISRCNEVKKMGIKIGIPYFKVKDLLAHNGVKIRSTNMTLYQKISAEVMATIRQFSDTLEIYSIDECFFSLRINSVKDPLSYCRKIKEAVWKESRIPISVGIAPTKTLCKLAVEYAKKNEETGGVYWLQRDQYSNSEFMSRFDCSAIWGIGRKSSDKLLKYGVRKASDFIKKDEMWVKKNFNISALYTLWELKGFPAHGIDSGEKPPKSIMVSRSFGTAITTYEELLDPLLCFTVSAGKQLRKAKQMAGKLSVFISTSRFNEDNYYANSKEISFDNPCCTDSELMECTEAIFEEIFMPGYEYKKCGVILSNFVDVSAGIQTSLFEEKRCEDEKNLRVASAVDSINNKFKQGIIKPASLFEAPDQEKKWAPKSEFHSKKVEKKEDSSLPDGIRFQNHSEDFVS; encoded by the coding sequence ATGCATGATAGGTCAATAGCTCTTGCCGACTGCAACAATTTCTTTGTTTCTTGTGAGCGTAGGGCAGATAATAGCCTCGATCACTGTCCTGTTTTGGTTCTTTCCTCCAATGATGGCTGTGTTATCTCTCGTTGCAATGAGGTCAAAAAAATGGGAATCAAAATTGGAATTCCTTATTTTAAAGTTAAAGATTTGCTCGCCCATAACGGAGTTAAAATAAGATCTACAAATATGACTCTATATCAAAAAATATCTGCCGAAGTAATGGCTACTATCAGACAATTCTCTGATACCTTAGAGATATACTCAATAGACGAGTGTTTTTTTAGCTTAAGAATAAACTCTGTAAAAGACCCTCTCTCCTACTGCCGTAAAATTAAAGAGGCAGTATGGAAAGAATCCAGAATCCCTATATCTGTAGGTATAGCCCCAACGAAAACTCTTTGTAAGTTGGCTGTGGAATATGCAAAAAAAAACGAAGAGACAGGCGGTGTCTATTGGCTTCAAAGAGATCAGTATTCTAACTCGGAGTTCATGTCTCGTTTTGATTGCTCAGCCATATGGGGTATAGGAAGAAAAAGCAGCGACAAATTATTGAAATATGGAGTGAGAAAGGCCTCAGACTTTATCAAGAAGGATGAGATGTGGGTAAAGAAAAATTTTAATATCAGTGCCCTTTACACTCTGTGGGAGTTAAAAGGCTTCCCGGCACATGGTATAGACAGCGGAGAGAAGCCACCAAAATCTATTATGGTTTCCAGATCATTTGGAACAGCTATTACCACTTATGAAGAATTGCTCGACCCTCTTCTCTGTTTTACAGTATCTGCAGGGAAACAGCTGCGTAAGGCTAAGCAGATGGCAGGGAAGCTGTCGGTTTTTATATCAACAAGCAGATTTAACGAGGACAACTATTATGCCAACAGTAAGGAAATTTCCTTTGATAATCCCTGCTGCACAGATTCAGAGCTAATGGAGTGCACAGAAGCTATTTTTGAGGAAATTTTTATGCCTGGATATGAATATAAAAAATGTGGAGTCATTTTGTCCAACTTTGTAGATGTGTCTGCGGGAATTCAAACTTCTCTGTTCGAAGAAAAAAGATGTGAGGATGAAAAGAATCTCAGGGTTGCCTCCGCTGTAGACTCTATAAACAACAAATTTAAACAGGGAATCATAAAGCCGGCAAGTCTCTTCGAAGCACCGGATCAGGAGAAAAAATGGGCTCCTAAATCTGAATTCCATTCAAAAAAAGTAGAGAAAAAAGAAGACTCATCTCTACCTGACGGAATACGTTTCCAAAATCACTCCGAAGATTTTGTATCTTAA